The Actinomycetota bacterium sequence CCTCCGTGAGCACCCGTGTCGTCTCCTGGAAGGAGGCGGCGGAGATGAAGGAGTCCGTCGAGAGAGAGGCCTTGGTGATCCCGAGCAGCATCGGGCGCGCGGTGGCCGCCTGGCCCCCGGCGTTGATCACCCGCTCGTTTTCCTCCTCGAATCGGAAGCGGTCCACCTGCTCGTCGTTCAGGAACTCGGTGTCGCCGACATCCTCGATCTTCACGCTCCGCATCATCTGGCGAACGATCACCTCGATGTGCTTGTCGTTGATCGCCACGTTCTGGGACCGGTAGACCTCCTGGATCTTGTCCACGAGATAGCGCTGCAGCTCCTTCTCGCCGAGGATGGCGAGCACGTCGTGGGGATTGATGGGACCGTCGATCAGCGGGTCGCCGGCCCGCACCCGCTCCGCCTCCTGCACGTTGACGTGCGTGTGGCGGGGGATGAGGTACTCGCGCGTCTCCCCGTCGTCGCCGGTCACGATGATCTTCCGCATGCCCTTCACGATCGGGCCGTGCGAGACGGCGCCGTCGATCTCCGTGATGACCGCCGCGTCCTTGGGCCGGCGCGCCTCGAAGAGCTCCACGATGCGGGGCAGACCGCCGGTGATGTCCTTGGTCTTGGTCGTCTCGCGCGGGATCTTCGCCAGCACGTCGCCGGGCGAGACCTCCTGGCCGTCGGCGACCATGAGGTGCGACCCGATCGGCAGGAGGTACTTGCGCTCCCCTCCCTTGCCGGCCTGCACGATGACCTGGGGCGAGCGCTTCTCCGCCCCCACCGTCTCCACGATGATCTTCTGGGCCAGACCCGTGACGCGATCCGTCTCCTCGCGGAGGTTCTCCCCTTCGTGGATGTCACGGAACGCGATCTTCCCGCCGACCTCCGTGAGGATGGCGGAGGTGAAGGGATCCCACTCGACGAGCTCCTGCCCGGGCACGACCTCCTGGCCGTCGGTTACCTTGATCGTCGAGCCGTACACGACCGAATAGCGCTCCTTCTCGCGCCCCTTGTTGTCCACGATCGTGATCTTCCCGTTGCGGTTGATGACGACGAGGTTGCCGTCCTTGCGCTCGACGGTGGCCACGTTGAGGAACTTGAGCGTCCCCGGGTTCTTGGCCGAGTGCTTCGACTGTTCCGTCACGCGGGACGCCGTACCGCCATAGTGGAAGGTCCGCATCGTCAGCTGCGTGCCGGGCTCGCCGATGGACTGCGCCGCGATGACCCCGCAGGCCTCGCCGATCTCGACCATCTTGCCGGAGGCGAGCATGCGCCCGTAGCAGAGGCGGCAGATGCCGCGCTTGGTCTCGCAGGTCAGCACCGAGCGGATCTTGACCCGCTCGATTCCGGCCTCCTGCACCCGGGAGGCCAGGTCCTCGGTGATCTCGTCGCCGACGCCGAGGATCCTCTCCTCCGACAGCGGGTCGAAGATGTCGTCCTGGGCGACGCGGCCGACGATGCGGTCGCGCAGCGGCTCGAGGGTGTCGCCGCCTTCCATGATCGCCGACACGGTGATCCCGTCGCCGGTCCCGCAATCCTCCTCGATGACGATGACGTCCTGGGCCACGTCGACCAGCCGCCGGGTCAGGTACCCGGAGTCGGCCGTCTTCAGGGCCGTGTCCGCGAGGCCCTTGCGGGCGCCGTGGGTCGAGATGAAGTACTGCAGCACCGAGAGCCCTTCCCGGAAGTTGGCGGTGATCGGCGTCTCGATGACCTCGCCCGAGGGCTTGGACATGAGGCCGCGCATGCCGGCGAGCTGCCGGACCTGCTCCTTGGAGCCGCGGGCGCCCGAGTCGGCCATGATGTAGATCGGGTTGAAGTCCTGCCCGGCCTGATCGGACTTCTTCATTTCCTTGAACATCTCGTCGGAGATGTTCTCGGTCGTCCGGTGCCAGATGTCGATGATCTTGTTGTGGCGCTCGCCGGCCGTGATGACGCCGGAGTTGCGCTGGGCCTCGACTTCGAGGACC is a genomic window containing:
- a CDS encoding DNA-directed RNA polymerase subunit beta' is translated as SGRSVVVVGPELKLHQAGLPKKMAVELFKPFIYNRLEKKGLAPTIKAAKELVESGVTEVWDALEEVIRDHPVLLNRAPTLHRLGIQAFQPVLVEGKAIKIHPLVCPAFNADFDGDQMAVHVPLSPKAQVEAELLMLSSNNILSPASGRPLAVPSQDLVLGIYYLTKARSNAKGEGRIFADFDEVILAFEQGDVTTHTPIRVRYSGQYIDLTTQYNDQDILHAEVQDVERTLIDTTVGRVLFNRALPESMPFINGNLKKRGLTDFVSYVYLNYGEELTVQMLDDLKDLGFHAATRAGISIGVDDMVIPQKKEEFLQAARREVLEVEAQRNSGVITAGERHNKIIDIWHRTTENISDEMFKEMKKSDQAGQDFNPIYIMADSGARGSKEQVRQLAGMRGLMSKPSGEVIETPITANFREGLSVLQYFISTHGARKGLADTALKTADSGYLTRRLVDVAQDVIVIEEDCGTGDGITVSAIMEGGDTLEPLRDRIVGRVAQDDIFDPLSEERILGVGDEITEDLASRVQEAGIERVKIRSVLTCETKRGICRLCYGRMLASGKMVEIGEACGVIAAQSIGEPGTQLTMRTFHYGGTASRVTEQSKHSAKNPGTLKFLNVATVERKDGNLVVINRNGKITIVDNKGREKERYSVVYGSTIKVTDGQEVVPGQELVEWDPFTSAILTEVGGKIAFRDIHEGENLREETDRVTGLAQKIIVETVGAEKRSPQVIVQAGKGGERKYLLPIGSHLMVADGQEVSPGDVLAKIPRETTKTKDITGGLPRIVELFEARRPKDAAVITEIDGAVSHGPIVKGMRKIIVTGDDGETREYLIPRHTHVNVQEAERVRAGDPLIDGPINPHDVLAILGEKELQRYLVDKIQEVYRSQNVAINDKHIEVIVRQMMRSVKIEDVGDTEFLNDEQVDRFRFEEENERVINAGGQAATARPMLLGITKASLSTDSFISAASFQETTRVLTEASISGKVDNLRGLKENVIVGRLIPAGTGMEYYRNVVLEREDIPQVEEPALEDFLTDPAEELALAEADAEVDASEED